From the genome of Variovorax sp. RA8, one region includes:
- a CDS encoding universal stress protein has translation MFNHILVPIDGSETSMLAVSKASGLALAFGSRITLIHVVDNYPFIGVGADYALGQNEYLAAATSSANAALARGVAALAAEGLHSDQRVIDGHVVHEGIVDTAEAIGADLIVMGSHGRSGIEKLLLGSVTQRVLQDAKVPVLVVKG, from the coding sequence ATGTTCAATCACATCCTGGTTCCGATCGACGGGTCCGAAACATCGATGCTCGCGGTGAGCAAGGCCAGCGGACTCGCGTTGGCGTTCGGCAGCCGCATCACCTTGATCCACGTGGTGGACAACTATCCGTTCATCGGCGTCGGCGCCGACTACGCGCTGGGCCAGAACGAATACCTCGCGGCCGCCACCAGCAGCGCCAATGCCGCGCTGGCGCGCGGCGTCGCGGCCCTGGCCGCGGAAGGCCTGCACAGCGACCAGCGCGTGATCGACGGCCACGTGGTGCACGAAGGCATCGTCGACACCGCGGAAGCGATCGGGGCCGACCTGATCGTGATGGGCTCGCACGGCCGCTCCGGCATCGAGAAACTGCTCCTGGGCAGCGTCACGCAGCGTGTGCTGCAGGACGCCAAGGTGCCGGTGCTCGTGGTGAAAGGCTGA
- a CDS encoding 2OG-Fe dioxygenase family protein, with amino-acid sequence MSFGAFDPPFAPVDRLVPALRQDGYAVLSPQGVAEWLGCPLAELELLHADWDHLPLDEYLKDGGRYRTRRHACFMVEDAVIEQVPHRAHWQPVEYNALHGGMQRWFAPMEAGTLVQPAWQALIKGLAEVANGLRGSQRWYVEAHQFRIDTADGIGRPTPEGAHRDGVDLVAVALVGRHNIKGGETRVFEAAGRRGERFTMTEPWTLMLVDDARVIHESTPIQPLVDSQPGWRDTLVVTCRAGSFQGD; translated from the coding sequence GTGAGCTTCGGGGCCTTCGATCCGCCTTTTGCCCCTGTAGACCGGCTCGTTCCCGCACTGCGGCAGGACGGCTATGCGGTGCTGAGCCCCCAGGGCGTGGCCGAATGGCTGGGTTGCCCGCTCGCGGAGCTCGAACTGCTGCACGCCGACTGGGACCATCTGCCCCTGGACGAGTACCTCAAGGATGGCGGCCGCTATCGGACCCGCCGCCACGCCTGTTTCATGGTCGAGGACGCGGTCATCGAGCAGGTGCCGCACCGCGCGCACTGGCAGCCGGTCGAGTACAACGCGCTGCATGGCGGCATGCAGCGCTGGTTCGCGCCGATGGAGGCCGGCACGCTGGTGCAGCCCGCGTGGCAGGCGCTCATCAAGGGCCTGGCCGAGGTGGCGAACGGCCTGCGCGGCAGCCAGCGCTGGTACGTGGAGGCGCACCAGTTCCGCATCGACACGGCCGACGGCATCGGCCGCCCGACGCCCGAGGGCGCGCATCGCGACGGCGTCGACCTGGTCGCAGTGGCGCTGGTGGGGCGCCACAACATCAAGGGCGGTGAAACCCGCGTGTTCGAGGCCGCGGGCCGTCGCGGCGAGCGCTTCACCATGACGGAGCCGTGGACCCTGATGCTCGTCGACGACGCGCGCGTGATCCACGAATCGACGCCGATCCAGCCGCTGGTGGACAGCCAGCCCGGCTGGCGCGACACGCTGGTCGTGACCTGCCGCGCGGGCTCCTTCCAGGGCGATTGA
- a CDS encoding OsmC family protein, producing MAADKRASVHWEGAGKTGKGRISTETGALKDYPYGFKSRFEDDRTGTNPEEILGAAHAGCLTMALAFALEGAGFTATRIDTKAAVRLAQDGPGFKIDRIQLELEAVIPGIDEAKFQELAAGAKAGCPLSKALASVPEITLKATLGN from the coding sequence ATGGCAGCAGACAAGCGCGCAAGTGTTCACTGGGAAGGCGCCGGCAAGACCGGCAAGGGCCGGATCAGCACGGAGACGGGCGCACTCAAGGACTATCCCTACGGCTTCAAGAGCCGCTTCGAGGACGATCGCACGGGCACGAACCCGGAGGAGATCCTGGGTGCGGCGCATGCGGGCTGCCTCACGATGGCCCTCGCCTTCGCGCTGGAAGGCGCCGGCTTCACCGCCACCCGCATCGACACCAAGGCCGCGGTGCGCCTCGCGCAGGACGGCCCTGGCTTCAAGATCGACCGCATCCAGCTCGAGCTGGAAGCCGTGATTCCTGGCATCGACGAGGCGAAGTTCCAGGAGCTCGCCGCCGGCGCCAAGGCCGGCTGCCCGCTGTCGAAGGCGCTGGCGAGCGTGCCCGAGATCACGCTGAAGGCCACGCTCGGGAACTGA
- the egtB gene encoding ergothioneine biosynthesis protein EgtB: MKLTRPATPAADDLRDRFQAVRAHSLALAAPLSAEDQCIQSMPDASPTKWHLAHTTWFFETVLLQPHAEGYRVFDAAFAYLFNSYYEALGPRHPRPQRGLLTRPSLEQVHAYRRHVDEAVEALLENDDGAADWNAIAAIVELGLNHEQQHQELILTDILHALSRSPLLPAYRAAPAPALRLASVAPAMRWLSQPGGITEVGHAGGGFCFDNETPRHAALLQPYAIADRLVNCGEYAQFIADGGYQRPELWLSDGWAAVQAQGWRHPAYWLAADDPRLAHHGTTAGWQVFGLHGVRPMEPEAPVSQLSFYEAAAYAEWAGARLPTEFEWEAAHDAPGISQTSGHVWQWTRSSYDPYPGFRPLSGVAAEYNGKFMVGQLVLRGGSVATPSGHSRPSYRNFFPPAARWQFSGLRLAKDLR; this comes from the coding sequence ATGAAGCTCACCCGGCCGGCCACGCCCGCGGCGGACGACCTGCGCGATCGGTTCCAGGCGGTGCGTGCGCACAGCCTCGCGCTGGCGGCCCCGCTCTCGGCGGAGGACCAGTGCATCCAGTCGATGCCCGACGCCAGTCCGACAAAATGGCACCTGGCGCACACCACATGGTTCTTCGAGACCGTGCTGCTGCAGCCGCATGCCGAAGGCTATCGCGTGTTCGACGCGGCCTTTGCCTATCTCTTCAATTCTTACTACGAGGCACTGGGGCCGCGCCATCCGCGCCCGCAGCGCGGGCTGCTGACGCGACCTTCGCTCGAGCAGGTGCACGCCTACCGGCGCCATGTGGACGAGGCGGTGGAGGCGTTGCTCGAGAACGATGACGGCGCGGCCGATTGGAATGCGATCGCGGCGATCGTCGAGCTGGGCCTGAACCACGAGCAGCAGCACCAGGAGCTCATCCTCACGGACATCCTGCATGCGCTGTCCCGCAGCCCGCTGCTGCCGGCCTACCGTGCGGCGCCCGCGCCTGCACTGCGGCTCGCGTCGGTGGCACCGGCGATGCGCTGGCTCTCTCAGCCTGGCGGCATCACCGAGGTGGGCCATGCCGGCGGCGGCTTCTGCTTCGACAACGAGACGCCGCGCCATGCGGCCCTGCTGCAGCCCTACGCCATCGCGGACCGGCTCGTGAATTGCGGCGAGTACGCGCAGTTCATTGCCGATGGCGGCTACCAGCGGCCCGAGCTGTGGCTCTCCGACGGCTGGGCCGCGGTGCAGGCGCAGGGCTGGCGTCATCCGGCGTACTGGCTTGCCGCCGATGATCCGCGCCTGGCCCACCATGGCACGACGGCGGGGTGGCAGGTCTTCGGCCTGCATGGCGTGCGGCCGATGGAGCCCGAGGCGCCGGTGTCGCAGCTGAGCTTCTACGAGGCTGCGGCCTATGCCGAGTGGGCCGGGGCGCGCCTGCCGACCGAGTTCGAGTGGGAGGCCGCACACGATGCGCCCGGCATCTCGCAGACGAGCGGCCATGTCTGGCAATGGACGCGGTCGTCCTATGACCCTTATCCGGGTTTCCGTCCGTTGTCGGGCGTGGCGGCCGAATACAACGGCAAGTTCATGGTGGGCCAGCTGGTGCTGCGCGGCGGCAGCGTCGCCACGCCATCGGGTCATTCGCGGCCCAGCTACCGCAACTTCTTCCCGCCGGCCGCGCGCTGGCAGTTCTCGGGGCTACGGCTCGCCAAGGATCTTCGATGA
- a CDS encoding long-chain fatty acid--CoA ligase: MDRPHYKFWPQRLPRSITVPATSLWHNLATAAERFPDKTALVFFGSETSYRELAEQVERLAGQLHALGVKRGDRVVLDMQNCPQLVIAHFAILRANAVVVPVNPMNRAEELKHYITDPDAKVAITTGDLAPELVKASDALAPGERLAHLIVTQFTDAFDPDAQGDEAPPPGWRDWLLTRHPLPSLAGGRVMAWTEALAAGHAPPAHAVGANDMALLPYTSGTTGLPKGCIHHHSSLMHNAYACQLWGLSSSETVVLAVVPMFHITGTVSVLHTAIMSAATLVVMPRWDREVAGRLISRRKVTSWTNIPTMVIDLLGSPNFASFDLSSLVHIGGGGAAMPQAVAQRLYEQYGLKYAEGYGLTETAAPSHTNPFDNPKQQCLGIPFISTDARVVDPDTLQEMPIGESGEIIIHGPEVFQGYWKRPDATEAAFVEFEGKRFFRSGDMGRMDEDGYFFITDRLKRMINASGFKVWPAEVELLMFRHPAIQEACVISTKDAYRGESVKAVVVLRATHKNTTEQEIIDWCRENMAVYKIPRTVQFVDVLPKSGSGKVMWRLLQEAESGAK; this comes from the coding sequence ATGGATCGCCCGCACTACAAGTTCTGGCCGCAGCGCCTGCCCCGTTCGATCACCGTCCCGGCCACCTCGCTGTGGCACAACCTCGCCACCGCCGCCGAGCGCTTCCCGGACAAGACCGCGCTGGTTTTCTTCGGCAGCGAGACCTCGTATCGCGAGCTCGCCGAGCAGGTCGAGCGGCTGGCCGGCCAACTGCATGCGCTGGGCGTGAAGCGCGGCGACCGCGTGGTCCTGGACATGCAGAACTGCCCGCAGCTGGTGATCGCGCATTTCGCCATCCTGCGCGCCAATGCGGTGGTGGTGCCGGTCAACCCGATGAACCGGGCCGAGGAGCTCAAGCACTACATCACCGATCCGGACGCCAAGGTGGCCATCACCACCGGCGACCTGGCGCCCGAGCTCGTCAAGGCCAGCGACGCGCTCGCGCCCGGCGAGCGCCTGGCGCACCTGATCGTCACGCAGTTCACCGACGCCTTCGACCCGGACGCGCAGGGCGACGAGGCGCCGCCGCCGGGCTGGCGGGACTGGCTGCTCACCCGCCATCCGCTGCCTTCGCTGGCCGGCGGCCGCGTCATGGCCTGGACCGAGGCGCTGGCCGCGGGCCACGCGCCGCCCGCGCATGCGGTGGGCGCCAACGACATGGCGCTCCTGCCCTACACCAGCGGCACCACCGGCCTGCCCAAGGGGTGCATCCACCATCACTCCAGCCTGATGCACAACGCCTACGCCTGCCAGCTATGGGGCCTGAGTTCGTCGGAGACGGTGGTGCTGGCGGTGGTGCCGATGTTCCACATCACCGGCACGGTGAGCGTGCTGCATACCGCCATCATGAGCGCGGCCACGCTGGTGGTCATGCCGCGCTGGGACCGCGAGGTGGCCGGCCGGCTGATCTCGCGCCGCAAGGTCACCAGCTGGACGAACATCCCCACCATGGTGATCGACCTGCTGGGTAGCCCGAACTTCGCGAGCTTCGACCTCAGCAGCCTGGTCCACATCGGCGGCGGGGGTGCGGCGATGCCGCAGGCGGTGGCGCAGCGGCTCTACGAGCAGTACGGGCTCAAGTACGCGGAAGGCTACGGGCTCACCGAGACCGCGGCGCCTTCGCACACCAATCCCTTCGACAACCCCAAGCAGCAGTGCCTGGGCATCCCCTTCATCAGCACCGATGCGCGCGTGGTCGACCCCGACACGCTGCAGGAGATGCCGATCGGCGAATCGGGCGAGATCATCATCCACGGGCCCGAGGTGTTCCAGGGCTACTGGAAAAGGCCCGACGCGACCGAGGCGGCCTTCGTGGAGTTCGAGGGCAAGCGCTTCTTCCGTTCCGGCGACATGGGCCGCATGGACGAGGACGGCTACTTCTTCATCACCGACCGCCTCAAGCGCATGATCAACGCCAGCGGCTTCAAGGTCTGGCCGGCCGAGGTCGAGCTCCTGATGTTCCGCCACCCGGCGATCCAGGAGGCGTGCGTGATCTCCACGAAGGATGCCTACCGCGGCGAGTCGGTCAAGGCGGTGGTGGTGCTGCGCGCCACCCACAAGAACACCACCGAGCAGGAGATCATCGACTGGTGCCGCGAGAACATGGCCGTGTACAAGATCCCGCGCACCGTGCAGTTCGTCGATGTGCTGCCCAAGAGCGGCAGCGGCAAGGTGATGTGGCGGTTGCTGCAGGAGGCGGAAAGCGGCGCGAAATAA
- a CDS encoding RidA family protein — MTQIERKLQSLGLTLPPPLPMPAGVVLPFPWVRIVGNRALISGHGPQNADGSLAAPLGKVGRELTLEQGHHAARLTALGILASLQRALGDLDRITAWVRVFGMVNAVPDFDRLPAVINGFSELVLELYGPEAGAHARSAVGLAELPFGIPVEIEAEVEFRA, encoded by the coding sequence ATGACACAGATCGAACGCAAGCTCCAGTCGCTCGGCCTGACCCTGCCGCCGCCTCTGCCCATGCCCGCCGGCGTGGTGCTGCCCTTTCCCTGGGTGCGCATCGTCGGCAACCGGGCTCTGATCTCGGGCCACGGCCCGCAGAACGCCGACGGCTCGCTGGCCGCGCCGCTCGGCAAGGTCGGGCGCGAGCTCACGCTCGAGCAGGGCCACCATGCGGCGCGCCTGACCGCGCTGGGCATCCTGGCGAGCCTGCAGCGCGCCCTCGGCGACCTGGACCGCATCACGGCCTGGGTGCGCGTGTTCGGCATGGTCAACGCGGTGCCCGACTTCGACCGCTTGCCCGCGGTGATCAACGGCTTCTCGGAGCTGGTCCTCGAGCTCTATGGGCCGGAGGCCGGCGCCCATGCGCGCAGCGCGGTCGGGCTGGCCGAACTGCCCTTCGGCATTCCGGTAGAGATCGAGGCGGAGGTCGAATTCCGCGCCTAG
- the egtD gene encoding L-histidine N(alpha)-methyltransferase, producing MSIPAISLHAFRSAQRAAPLSDFGRELFEGLSRSPRAISPKFFYDAAGSQLFDRICELPEYYPTRTEMRILTERAPEIAAQIGPHAEVIEFGAGSLTKVRLLLDALHAPRRYVPIDISGEHLEAAAQRLRTDYPHLGVQPVVADYTMPLVLPARGEGMGQRVGFFPGSTLGNFSPEEALAFLQLAQRLLRGGGLLLGVDLVKDPARLHAAYNDAQGVTAAFNLNLLRRANRELGTDFDLEGFSHAAFYNAPLRRIEMHLASRRAQTVTLDGQRFQFEEGETIHTENSYKFTVDGLRALAVKAGLRPAAVWTDPERLFRVHWLQSPAAQ from the coding sequence ATGAGTATTCCCGCCATCAGCCTGCATGCATTCCGCAGCGCACAGCGGGCAGCGCCGCTTTCCGATTTCGGCCGCGAGCTGTTCGAGGGGCTGAGCCGCAGCCCGCGCGCCATATCGCCCAAGTTCTTCTACGACGCGGCCGGCTCGCAGCTCTTCGACCGCATCTGCGAGCTGCCCGAGTACTACCCGACGCGCACCGAGATGCGCATCCTCACCGAGCGCGCGCCCGAGATCGCGGCCCAGATCGGCCCCCATGCCGAGGTCATCGAGTTCGGCGCCGGCTCGCTCACCAAGGTGCGGCTGCTGCTCGATGCGCTGCACGCGCCGCGGCGCTACGTGCCGATCGACATCTCGGGCGAGCACCTCGAGGCGGCCGCGCAGCGCCTGCGCACCGACTACCCGCACCTCGGGGTGCAGCCCGTGGTGGCCGACTACACCATGCCGCTGGTGCTGCCGGCACGGGGCGAAGGCATGGGCCAGCGCGTGGGCTTTTTTCCCGGCTCGACGCTCGGCAACTTCAGCCCCGAGGAGGCGCTCGCCTTCCTGCAGCTCGCGCAGCGCCTGCTGCGCGGCGGCGGCCTGCTGCTGGGCGTGGACCTCGTCAAGGACCCGGCGCGGCTGCATGCCGCCTACAACGACGCGCAGGGCGTGACGGCTGCCTTCAACCTCAACCTGCTGCGCCGTGCCAACCGCGAGCTCGGCACCGACTTCGACCTGGAGGGCTTCTCGCACGCGGCCTTCTACAACGCGCCGCTGCGCCGCATCGAGATGCACCTGGCGAGCCGCCGCGCGCAGACCGTCACGCTCGACGGCCAGCGCTTCCAATTCGAGGAGGGCGAGACCATCCACACCGAGAACTCGTACAAGTTCACTGTCGATGGCCTGCGGGCCCTGGCCGTGAAGGCCGGGCTCAGGCCGGCGGCGGTGTGGACCGATCCCGAGCGGCTTTTCCGCGTGCACTGGCTGCAGTCGCCCGCGGCACAATAG
- a CDS encoding RluA family pseudouridine synthase, translating into MTSLIVIHEDADVLVLDKPAGLLCVPGRGEDKQDCLSARAQARWPEALVVHRLDMATSGLVLMARSPAMQRALGDAFAQRRVQKRYEAIVDGSLPVSDAWSLIDAPLIADWPNRPLQKVDALNGKPSRTRWRVKRLLPDRDASHLWLEPLTGRTHQLRVHLLSIGHPILGDTLYGGEQVQRRAERLLLHASELEFAHPADGRLLRFESAPPFE; encoded by the coding sequence ATGACCTCGCTCATCGTGATCCATGAAGACGCCGACGTGCTGGTGCTCGACAAGCCCGCCGGCCTCCTGTGCGTGCCCGGCCGCGGCGAGGACAAGCAGGACTGCCTCAGCGCCCGCGCGCAGGCGCGCTGGCCCGAGGCGCTGGTGGTGCATCGACTCGACATGGCCACCAGCGGCCTGGTGCTCATGGCGCGAAGCCCCGCGATGCAGCGCGCGCTCGGCGATGCCTTTGCGCAGCGGCGTGTGCAAAAGCGCTACGAAGCCATCGTGGACGGATCGCTTCCCGTGTCCGACGCGTGGTCGCTGATCGATGCCCCGCTCATCGCCGACTGGCCCAACCGCCCGCTGCAGAAGGTCGATGCGTTGAACGGCAAGCCGAGCAGGACACGCTGGCGCGTGAAGCGGCTCTTGCCCGATCGCGATGCGAGTCACCTGTGGCTGGAACCGCTGACCGGCCGCACCCACCAATTGCGCGTGCACCTGCTGTCGATCGGCCACCCGATCCTCGGCGACACGCTCTATGGCGGCGAGCAAGTGCAGCGGCGCGCAGAGCGCCTGCTGCTGCATGCGAGCGAACTCGAATTCGCCCATCCCGCCGATGGCCGCCTGCTGCGCTTCGAGAGTGCGCCGCCTTTCGAGTGA
- a CDS encoding DUF427 domain-containing protein produces MKATWNGVTIAESDDTVLVEGNHYFPASALNRDYVTFSNHKTTCPWKGTASYYSLLVNGELNADAAWYYADPKPEAEMVRDRVAFWKGVKVGE; encoded by the coding sequence ATGAAAGCAACCTGGAACGGCGTCACCATCGCCGAGAGCGATGACACCGTGCTCGTCGAAGGCAACCACTATTTCCCGGCGAGCGCGCTCAATCGCGACTACGTCACCTTCAGCAACCACAAGACTACCTGCCCCTGGAAGGGCACGGCCAGCTACTACTCGCTGCTGGTCAACGGCGAGCTCAATGCCGATGCCGCCTGGTACTACGCCGACCCCAAGCCCGAGGCCGAGATGGTGCGCGACCGCGTCGCCTTCTGGAAGGGCGTGAAGGTGGGCGAGTGA
- a CDS encoding GNAT family acetyltransferase, with protein MKIRPFQPTDEAGVIALWQACGLTRPWNDPHRDIQRKLGEQPELFLVATGDDGTLLGSAMVGFDGHRGWVYYLAVSPEHRRMAIGRALMREAERLLTERGCPKINLLVRSSNAEVVAFYRRLGYTQDDVISLGRRLIHDT; from the coding sequence ATGAAGATTCGCCCTTTCCAACCCACCGACGAAGCCGGTGTGATCGCCCTCTGGCAGGCCTGCGGCCTCACGCGCCCGTGGAACGACCCCCACCGCGACATCCAGCGCAAGCTCGGCGAGCAGCCCGAGCTCTTCCTGGTCGCCACCGGCGACGACGGCACGCTGCTCGGCTCCGCGATGGTCGGCTTCGACGGCCACCGCGGCTGGGTCTACTACCTCGCGGTCTCGCCCGAGCATCGGCGCATGGCCATCGGCCGTGCGCTCATGCGGGAGGCCGAGCGCTTGCTCACCGAGCGCGGCTGCCCCAAGATCAACCTCCTCGTGCGCTCGTCCAACGCCGAGGTCGTCGCTTTCTACCGCAGGCTCGGGTATACGCAGGACGATGTGATCAGCCTCGGACGACGCCTCATCCACGACACATGA
- a CDS encoding lysozyme inhibitor LprI family protein encodes MKKLSCLGTALLLLPGIVFAEEQCRTRNTAEINQCAQQALERKDRELNAAYQALLKSLDPPGKADAIDYAGTRKLLRQAQRAWIQFRADDCRAKYMLNAGGTVRDIAALGCQIEHTEQRTKQLRDWLKA; translated from the coding sequence ATGAAGAAGCTGTCCTGCCTTGGCACCGCCCTGCTCCTGCTTCCCGGCATCGTCTTCGCCGAGGAGCAGTGCAGGACCCGCAACACGGCCGAGATCAACCAGTGCGCGCAACAGGCGCTGGAGCGCAAGGACAGGGAGCTCAACGCCGCCTACCAGGCGCTGCTGAAGTCGCTCGATCCTCCCGGCAAGGCCGATGCCATCGACTACGCCGGCACCCGCAAGCTGCTGAGGCAGGCGCAGCGGGCCTGGATCCAGTTCCGCGCCGACGACTGCAGGGCCAAGTACATGCTCAACGCGGGCGGCACAGTGCGCGACATCGCCGCGCTCGGCTGCCAGATCGAGCACACCGAACAGCGCACCAAGCAGCTCAGGGATTGGCTCAAGGCCTGA
- a CDS encoding VOC family protein, translated as MIHIRDIDHIVLRVVDLDAMLGFYCDVLGCTVERRQEAIGLIQLRAGRSIVDLVPVDGELGRAGGAPPGREGRNLDHFCLRVDPFDEAAIRSHLAAHGVQAGPTEARYGAEGSGPSIYLRDPEGNVVELKGPPGSV; from the coding sequence ATGATCCACATCCGCGACATCGATCACATCGTCCTGCGCGTCGTCGATCTCGACGCCATGCTTGGCTTCTACTGCGACGTGCTCGGCTGCACGGTCGAGCGCCGGCAGGAGGCCATCGGCCTGATCCAGCTGCGCGCCGGCCGCTCGATCGTGGATCTCGTGCCCGTCGATGGCGAGCTGGGCCGCGCCGGCGGCGCGCCGCCGGGCCGGGAAGGCCGCAATCTCGACCACTTCTGCCTTCGCGTCGATCCCTTCGATGAAGCGGCGATACGCAGCCACCTCGCGGCCCATGGCGTGCAGGCCGGGCCGACCGAAGCGCGCTACGGCGCGGAAGGCAGCGGCCCTTCCATCTACCTCCGGGATCCGGAGGGCAACGTGGTCGAACTCAAGGGTCCGCCCGGCAGCGTCTGA
- a CDS encoding GntR family transcriptional regulator, whose protein sequence is MSITAPEISARIVEAVMAQKLAPGSRLGEQQLAMLFDCSRTIVREALTRLAARGIVTVSARRGWFVIEPSQDEAREAFEARRVIESGLIRSAGRIGKEALRSLKTHLQREKAALRGSDVGTRSFLLGDFHVCLAECLGNSLLADTLRDFTARTTLIAMLYQSSHDAAQSCEDHVRIVAALERGDAAGAEALMTEHIGTVQSALRVQSQADPLAQLRDALAPLDNPPGAPKPKAQVLRTRARAKVSDAPSPPDDSSTYLGALL, encoded by the coding sequence ATGTCCATCACCGCCCCCGAAATCAGCGCCCGCATCGTCGAAGCCGTGATGGCGCAGAAGCTCGCCCCGGGCTCGCGCCTGGGCGAGCAGCAGCTCGCGATGCTGTTCGATTGCAGCCGCACCATCGTGCGGGAGGCGCTCACGCGGCTGGCGGCGCGCGGCATCGTGACCGTGAGCGCCAGGCGCGGCTGGTTCGTGATCGAGCCGTCGCAGGACGAGGCGCGCGAGGCCTTCGAGGCGCGCCGCGTGATCGAGTCCGGCCTGATCCGAAGCGCCGGCCGCATCGGCAAGGAGGCGCTGCGCTCGCTCAAGACGCACCTGCAGCGTGAGAAGGCGGCCCTGAGGGGCAGCGATGTCGGCACCCGCAGCTTCCTGCTGGGCGACTTCCACGTGTGCCTGGCCGAATGCCTGGGCAATTCACTGCTGGCCGACACGCTGCGCGACTTCACCGCGCGCACCACCCTGATCGCGATGCTCTACCAGTCCTCGCACGACGCGGCGCAGTCCTGCGAGGACCACGTGCGCATCGTCGCGGCGCTGGAGCGCGGCGACGCGGCCGGCGCCGAGGCGCTGATGACCGAGCACATCGGCACCGTGCAGTCGGCGCTGCGCGTGCAGAGCCAGGCCGATCCGCTGGCGCAGCTGCGCGATGCGCTCGCGCCGCTCGACAACCCGCCCGGCGCCCCGAAGCCCAAGGCACAGGTCTTGCGTACCCGCGCTCGAGCCAAGGTCTCCGACGCCCCATCCCCACCCGACGATTCATCGACTTACCTAGGAGCCCTGCTATGA
- a CDS encoding NAD(P)/FAD-dependent oxidoreductase produces MSTSPSTRPRIVIIGCGFGGLEAARKLQNAAVDITIVDKTNHHLFQPLLYQVATAGLAAPSIAAPVRLLFRRQPNITTLLGEATRIDPGAREVHLADGTRLPYDHLILAAGATHSYFGHDDWSRTAPGLKTLADAFEIRRRILMSFEAAEVETDPARRRALLTFAVIGAGPTGVEMAGTLAEIARHTLSGEFRHIDPRTAEVLLIEGGPRVLQAMPEVLSQRALEQLQKLGVQVRLNARVTAVTPEGLEVESPFSDGGAGTGTHRIACHCVIWAAGVAASPLGRMLAEATGAECDRAGRVKVLPDLSLPGYPEISVVGDLAAAMSYRPGKEPVPVPGVSPGAKQAGRAAAANILRRLAGKETVPFRYRDYGNLATIGRNSAVVDLGTPMGPLRFWGRLAWLFWLFAHAYFLIGFRNRIVVLMDWASAYWSFQRHARVVADVRGRGES; encoded by the coding sequence ATGAGCACGTCCCCCTCCACCCGCCCCCGAATCGTGATCATCGGCTGCGGCTTCGGCGGACTCGAGGCAGCGCGAAAGCTGCAGAACGCGGCCGTCGACATCACCATCGTCGACAAGACCAACCACCACCTGTTCCAGCCCCTGCTCTACCAGGTCGCGACCGCCGGCCTGGCGGCGCCCTCGATCGCCGCGCCGGTGCGCCTGCTGTTCCGCCGGCAGCCCAACATCACCACCCTGCTCGGCGAGGCGACGCGCATCGACCCCGGTGCGCGCGAGGTGCATCTGGCCGACGGCACCCGCCTGCCGTATGACCACCTGATCCTGGCCGCGGGCGCGACCCACAGCTACTTCGGCCACGACGACTGGTCGCGCACGGCCCCCGGCCTCAAGACCCTGGCCGATGCCTTCGAGATCCGGCGCCGGATCCTGATGAGCTTCGAGGCTGCCGAAGTCGAGACCGACCCGGCGCGCCGGCGCGCCCTGCTCACCTTCGCCGTGATCGGCGCCGGCCCGACCGGCGTCGAGATGGCCGGCACCCTGGCCGAGATCGCGCGTCACACCCTCAGTGGCGAATTCCGCCACATCGACCCACGCACGGCCGAGGTGCTGCTGATCGAGGGCGGCCCGCGCGTGCTGCAGGCCATGCCCGAGGTCCTGAGCCAGCGCGCGCTCGAGCAGTTGCAGAAGCTGGGCGTGCAGGTGCGCCTCAATGCGCGCGTGACGGCAGTCACGCCCGAGGGGCTGGAGGTCGAGTCGCCCTTCAGCGACGGCGGCGCCGGCACCGGCACCCACCGCATCGCCTGCCATTGCGTGATCTGGGCCGCCGGCGTGGCCGCCTCGCCGCTCGGTCGGATGCTGGCCGAGGCCACGGGCGCCGAATGCGACCGCGCCGGCCGCGTGAAGGTGCTGCCCGACCTCAGCCTGCCCGGCTATCCCGAGATCAGCGTGGTCGGGGACCTGGCGGCAGCCATGAGCTATCGCCCCGGCAAGGAGCCCGTGCCGGTGCCCGGCGTCTCCCCCGGCGCCAAGCAGGCGGGCCGTGCCGCGGCGGCGAACATCCTGCGCCGCCTCGCGGGCAAGGAGACCGTCCCGTTCCGCTACCGTGACTACGGCAACCTGGCCACCATCGGGCGCAACTCGGCCGTGGTCGACCTGGGCACGCCCATGGGGCCGCTGCGCTTCTGGGGTCGCCTGGCGTGGCTGTTCTGGCTTTTCGCGCATGCGTATTTCCTGATCGGCTTTCGCAACCGCATCGTGGTGCTGATGGACTGGGCCAGCGCCTACTGGAGCTTCCAGCGGCATGCGCGGGTGGTGGCGGACGTGCGGGGCAGGGGCGAGTCCTGA